A single Pseudomonas putida DNA region contains:
- a CDS encoding D-serine ammonia-lyase, with translation MIHGKTLQAWQQSHPIIADLVALKETSWFNPGIAKASAALSDVGLTAEDVQATSQRLQRFAPYLATVFPETAASGGVIESHIAPLPQLRQLLVEEGSLQNAGSLWLKADSDLPISGSIKARGGIHEVLKHAEDLALAAGLITPCDDYAVLASEQARAFFSQYKIAVGSTGNLGLSIGIMSAKLGFQVSVHMSSDARQWKKDKLRANGVTVVEHASDYSVAVEQGRQQAASDPSCYFVDDENSPQLFLGYAVAAERLARQFDQAGIKVDADHPLFVYLPCGVGGGPGGVAFGLKLVFGDAVHCVFAEPTHSPCMLLGVYTGLHDETSVQDFGIDNITAADGLAVGRPSGFVGKAMQRLIDGYYTVTDEELYRLMVVAFEQDKVKLEPSALAGVPGMARVLQASDYLARLGYSAAQLQQATHLVWGTGGSMVPDDEFNAYLAKGRSLPATV, from the coding sequence ATGATTCACGGAAAAACCTTGCAAGCCTGGCAACAAAGCCACCCAATCATTGCCGACCTGGTCGCCCTGAAGGAAACCAGCTGGTTCAACCCTGGTATCGCCAAGGCGTCAGCAGCACTGAGCGACGTGGGCCTGACCGCTGAAGATGTGCAGGCCACGAGCCAGCGGCTGCAGAGGTTCGCGCCCTACCTCGCCACCGTGTTCCCCGAAACGGCAGCCAGCGGCGGGGTTATCGAGTCCCATATCGCCCCACTGCCGCAGCTTCGCCAGCTGCTTGTCGAAGAAGGATCATTGCAGAACGCTGGTAGCCTGTGGCTCAAGGCAGACAGCGACCTGCCCATTTCAGGCTCCATCAAGGCCCGTGGCGGCATACATGAGGTGCTCAAGCACGCCGAGGATCTGGCGTTGGCAGCCGGCCTGATCACGCCCTGCGATGATTACGCCGTACTGGCCAGCGAGCAGGCGCGCGCGTTCTTCAGCCAGTACAAGATCGCCGTGGGTTCGACCGGTAACCTGGGCTTGTCGATCGGCATCATGAGCGCGAAGCTGGGCTTCCAGGTGAGCGTGCACATGTCATCCGACGCCAGGCAGTGGAAAAAGGACAAGCTGCGCGCCAACGGCGTAACGGTGGTTGAACACGCCTCGGACTACAGCGTTGCCGTCGAGCAGGGCCGCCAGCAGGCAGCGTCCGACCCCAGCTGCTATTTCGTTGACGACGAGAACTCCCCGCAACTCTTTCTGGGCTATGCCGTGGCCGCCGAGCGCCTGGCCCGGCAATTCGACCAGGCCGGCATCAAGGTGGACGCCGATCACCCACTGTTTGTCTACCTGCCCTGTGGTGTTGGCGGCGGCCCTGGCGGCGTCGCCTTCGGCTTGAAGCTGGTTTTCGGTGATGCAGTGCACTGCGTTTTCGCCGAGCCCACCCACTCGCCCTGCATGCTGCTGGGCGTGTACACCGGCCTGCACGACGAAACCAGCGTGCAAGACTTCGGTATCGACAACATCACCGCCGCCGACGGCCTGGCAGTCGGACGCCCGTCCGGGTTCGTCGGCAAAGCCATGCAGCGGCTGATTGACGGCTACTACACCGTGACCGACGAAGAGCTGTACCGCCTGATGGTGGTTGCCTTCGAACAGGACAAGGTCAAGCTGGAGCCCTCTGCGCTGGCCGGCGTACCCGGGATGGCTCGGGTGCTACAGGCAAGCGACTATCTGGCTCGCCTGGGCTACTCCGCGGCCCAACTGCAGCAGGCTACCCACCTCGTCTGGGGTACAGGTGGCAGCATGGTGCCGGACGATGAGTTCAACGCATACCTGGCGAAAGGGCGAAGCCTTCCAGCTACGGTGTAA